The following coding sequences lie in one Hyphobacterium sp. CCMP332 genomic window:
- a CDS encoding cold-shock protein → MATGTVKFFNTSKGFGFIQPEDGSTDVFVHASAVERAGMHSLEEGQKVSFDVVADKKSGKNAADNLREA, encoded by the coding sequence ATGGCTACTGGTACCGTTAAATTCTTCAATACTTCAAAAGGCTTCGGCTTCATCCAGCCAGAAGATGGCTCAACTGATGTCTTCGTGCACGCGTCCGCTGTTGAGCGCGCTGGCATGCATTCGCTCGAAGAAGGCCAAAAGGTCAGCTTCGACGTGGTTGCTGACAAAAAGTCTGGAAAGAACGCCGCGGATAATCTCCGCGAGGCTTAA
- a CDS encoding TetR/AcrR family transcriptional regulator, with protein MTDKRTVLLDKLVDYVLTKGLGAASLRPMAKAAGTSDRMLLYYFKDKDALIAEVLQHGAARLMEVFSAPGELEKLPREALAQKLYGLMTSPDVWPYARLWLEIAAGAAGGDDTLREIGGAIGRGFMEWGGAQLDCAEAGRTAEAARLLVTVEGMILLKSLGLEDVNAALR; from the coding sequence ATGACCGATAAACGCACCGTCCTTCTCGACAAGCTGGTCGACTACGTCCTGACCAAAGGGCTGGGCGCAGCCAGCCTGCGGCCCATGGCCAAGGCGGCGGGCACGAGCGATCGTATGTTGCTTTATTATTTCAAGGACAAGGATGCGCTGATCGCCGAAGTGCTCCAGCACGGGGCCGCGCGCCTGATGGAGGTGTTCAGCGCGCCGGGTGAGCTGGAAAAACTGCCGCGCGAAGCGCTGGCGCAAAAACTCTATGGTCTGATGACCAGCCCGGATGTCTGGCCCTATGCGCGTCTCTGGCTGGAGATCGCGGCCGGAGCCGCTGGCGGCGATGACACGCTGCGCGAGATTGGCGGTGCTATTGGGCGGGGTTTTATGGAATGGGGCGGCGCCCAGCTTGATTGCGCCGAGGCAGGCCGGACCGCCGAAGCGGCCCGCCTGCTGGTCACGGTCGAAGGCATGATTTTGCTGAAAAGCCTAGGGTTGGAAGACGTCAACGCCGCCCTGCGCTAG
- a CDS encoding DUF1428 domain-containing protein, with translation MTYVDGYVIAVPMANKEAYRKVAEAMVPMFKDHGALSVTECWGDDVPAGEVTSFPMAVKATADETVVFSWITWPDKATRDVGMKAAMEDPRMAGMDPANMPFDGNRMIMGGFEVIVDA, from the coding sequence ATGACTTATGTGGATGGTTATGTGATCGCCGTGCCGATGGCGAATAAAGAAGCCTATCGGAAAGTCGCCGAGGCCATGGTGCCTATGTTCAAGGATCACGGCGCACTCAGTGTCACCGAATGCTGGGGCGATGATGTGCCGGCGGGAGAGGTGACGTCCTTTCCAATGGCGGTGAAAGCCACAGCGGATGAAACGGTGGTGTTTTCGTGGATCACCTGGCCGGACAAGGCGACGCGCGATGTCGGCATGAAAGCGGCGATGGAAGATCCGCGCATGGCAGGTATGGACCCGGCGAACATGCCCTTTGATGGCAATCGCATGATCATGGGCGGGTTTGAAGTGATTGTGGACGCCTAG
- a CDS encoding LytTR family DNA-binding domain-containing protein, with protein MRFVPILLPLAILCLLVTGSKAEAQSLIWMDMETARVCPASDDREVPDFTAPDCTDTALADVDPQGRMIWVAGTLTLTQEQITQDRPLGFFVSGAMSTAVHMDGQFLGQNGQPGQNRASEIPGAMDSVIFVPPSALHAGVNELALLMSAHHGPIAFENPIHILALGDFASPTERIIRAYWPALINLGILTLGIVIFGVSAVRGEDREAGIILTLFALVITAQLVTETSRGLFGYAYPLHGWRMIGVTSFAAGSGLLFLAHVLKRFSGWRWQIRWGISALVAVLTLGVIFSTPGYDPKTIMALVIPAAATIPGLIMRGVKRDRSAMIYLALLLATGIAFRINPFWILDVYIYYFAAALMLVLFFEQAIALIRARRSAKSQTARAERLEMALQQAQQKSDPTQLQLTSAGKVERIDTARIAHIQAAGDYVELNFKGGKSALFTSSLNEIENKLPDTFLRVHRSHIVNTAFIDQLVRDASGVGTLTLSSGAEIPVSRRIMPRVRSALAD; from the coding sequence ATGAGATTTGTTCCAATCCTCCTCCCCCTCGCCATCCTTTGCCTTCTCGTGACCGGGTCAAAGGCCGAAGCCCAATCCCTGATCTGGATGGATATGGAAACGGCACGGGTCTGCCCGGCCAGCGATGACCGCGAGGTGCCGGACTTCACCGCACCTGATTGCACGGATACAGCCCTGGCCGATGTTGACCCCCAAGGCCGGATGATCTGGGTGGCAGGAACACTCACCCTGACGCAGGAGCAAATTACGCAGGATCGGCCACTCGGCTTTTTCGTCTCCGGCGCCATGTCGACGGCGGTTCATATGGATGGCCAGTTTCTGGGACAAAACGGACAACCGGGACAGAACAGGGCGAGCGAAATTCCCGGCGCAATGGATTCGGTGATCTTTGTCCCGCCCTCCGCGCTTCATGCCGGGGTCAATGAGCTAGCCCTGCTGATGTCGGCCCATCACGGCCCCATCGCGTTTGAAAACCCGATACATATTCTGGCGCTTGGCGACTTTGCGAGCCCAACGGAACGGATCATCCGGGCCTATTGGCCGGCCCTGATCAATCTGGGCATTCTGACGCTGGGCATTGTCATCTTCGGTGTTTCCGCGGTGCGGGGTGAAGACCGGGAAGCCGGGATCATTCTCACACTATTTGCGCTTGTCATCACCGCTCAACTGGTCACGGAGACCAGTCGCGGCCTTTTTGGCTATGCCTATCCCTTGCATGGCTGGCGCATGATAGGCGTGACCAGCTTTGCAGCTGGCTCCGGCCTGCTTTTTCTGGCGCATGTGCTGAAACGGTTTTCCGGTTGGCGGTGGCAAATTCGCTGGGGCATTTCCGCGCTCGTGGCGGTCCTTACACTCGGCGTGATTTTCAGCACGCCCGGCTATGATCCCAAGACTATTATGGCGTTGGTCATTCCCGCTGCCGCGACGATACCGGGCCTGATCATGCGCGGTGTGAAACGTGATCGCTCCGCGATGATCTATCTGGCGCTGCTACTGGCAACGGGCATCGCTTTCCGGATCAACCCGTTCTGGATACTCGACGTCTATATCTACTATTTCGCGGCGGCGTTGATGCTGGTGCTGTTCTTCGAACAGGCAATCGCCCTGATCCGGGCGCGACGCAGCGCAAAATCGCAAACGGCACGCGCCGAACGGCTGGAAATGGCGCTGCAACAGGCGCAACAGAAATCAGACCCGACGCAGCTTCAACTGACCAGCGCGGGCAAGGTGGAGCGCATCGACACCGCGCGCATCGCCCACATCCAGGCGGCGGGAGATTATGTCGAGCTAAACTTCAAAGGCGGAAAATCCGCGCTGTTCACCAGCAGCCTCAACGAGATCGAAAACAAGCTGCCGGACACCTTCTTGCGGGTCCATCGCTCCCACATCGTCAACACCGCCTTTATTGATCAACTGGTGCGTGATGCATCAGGCGTCGGCACGCTGACGCTCTCCTCAGGCGCGGAAATTCCGGTCAGTCGTCGCATCATGCCACGGGTGCGAAGCGCGTTGGCGGACTAG
- a CDS encoding alpha/beta fold hydrolase gives MKTLLMAGLALIAAPALALAQSGPRPGEVEIEFTPGNGDPVTAYQGHFEVPEYRADPNTRMIELGYVRFPATTNNPGSPIIYLSGGPGGTGTGTARGPRFPLFMDMRQHADVYAFDQRGTGLSDNDIPVCVSSVADTVAQAVTDAEWAVSRQRAAVECAAFWADQGIDLRGYTTMESVHDLSDLRRHLGADRISLWGISYGSHLALAALNTIDAELDRVIIASAEGLDQTVKLPSRTAAYFQRLQDAINAQPAVAAAYPDVVGLMHRVHDRLDEAPVLLDIPQADGSTKAFMLQRRDVQALAGGALADPTNVGLVLALYSELDRGGYVIMTALIQRFMEIRETIDFRAMPLAMDRASGITEERLALFNAQLPQSPIGAFLNAPMPQLLPVLTELDLGNNFRTQLSGETPVLLLTGTLDGRTYIEGQAEAVQGLSNVTQIMIHNAGHNLFMLSPDIQSVMHAFMQDEAVADSDIWLDAPDFLANPFAQ, from the coding sequence ATGAAAACTCTGCTGATGGCCGGTCTGGCTCTTATCGCCGCTCCCGCGCTTGCCTTGGCTCAAAGCGGCCCGCGCCCCGGCGAGGTCGAAATCGAATTCACACCGGGCAATGGCGATCCTGTCACGGCGTATCAGGGCCACTTCGAGGTGCCGGAGTATCGCGCAGATCCGAATACGCGGATGATCGAACTTGGCTATGTACGCTTTCCTGCGACAACGAATAATCCCGGTTCGCCCATCATCTATCTTTCGGGCGGGCCCGGCGGCACCGGGACAGGAACAGCCCGCGGCCCGCGTTTCCCGCTTTTCATGGATATGCGGCAACACGCCGATGTCTACGCATTCGACCAGCGGGGAACGGGCCTGTCCGATAATGACATCCCGGTTTGCGTCTCCTCCGTCGCAGACACGGTGGCGCAGGCCGTAACCGATGCAGAATGGGCTGTTTCCCGTCAACGGGCGGCGGTGGAGTGCGCAGCATTCTGGGCGGATCAGGGCATTGACCTGCGCGGCTATACGACGATGGAGAGCGTCCACGATCTGAGTGATCTGCGTCGGCACCTCGGTGCGGACCGGATTTCCCTGTGGGGGATTTCCTATGGCAGTCATCTCGCACTGGCGGCTTTGAACACGATCGACGCCGAACTGGACCGGGTGATCATCGCCAGCGCCGAAGGCTTGGATCAGACCGTCAAACTGCCTTCGCGCACTGCCGCCTATTTCCAGCGCTTGCAGGATGCAATCAATGCCCAGCCTGCCGTTGCGGCTGCCTATCCGGATGTGGTCGGCCTGATGCACCGCGTCCATGACCGGCTGGATGAAGCGCCTGTCTTACTCGACATCCCGCAGGCCGATGGCTCGACCAAAGCTTTCATGCTGCAACGCCGCGATGTGCAGGCTCTGGCCGGTGGTGCCCTCGCAGACCCGACCAATGTCGGTCTTGTTCTGGCGCTCTATTCGGAACTCGATCGTGGCGGATACGTCATCATGACCGCGCTGATTCAGCGCTTCATGGAAATTCGCGAAACCATTGATTTCAGGGCAATGCCGCTGGCGATGGATCGCGCTTCTGGCATCACGGAGGAACGCCTGGCTTTGTTCAACGCTCAGCTGCCGCAATCGCCCATCGGGGCATTCCTCAACGCGCCGATGCCACAGCTTTTGCCTGTTCTGACCGAGCTGGATCTGGGCAATAATTTTCGCACGCAATTGTCAGGAGAGACACCGGTTCTGTTGCTCACCGGAACGCTGGATGGTCGCACCTATATCGAGGGACAGGCCGAGGCGGTGCAAGGGTTGTCAAATGTTACACAGATTATGATTCACAATGCCGGACACAATCTGTTCATGCTGTCTCCAGATATTCAGAGTGTCATGCACGCCTTCATGCAGGATGAAGCGGTGGCTGATTCAGATATCTGGCTAGATGCGCCGGACTTTCTTGCCAATCCATTCGCTCAATAG
- a CDS encoding RNA polymerase sigma factor, translating to MSAASDADLVNAARLGSDAAFGQLARRHSAALRSFLRGVCRDHALADDIAQDALIRGWQRLDQLRDPAAFRSWLIGTGWRLASEERRATGRRARREQEWSDTQDQMRPEGISLGENMALEAAMQDLTPDQRACISLCLAGGWSHGEAAEALDMPVGTIKSHIKRGRARLLAVLGGDS from the coding sequence ATGTCAGCGGCGAGCGACGCCGATCTGGTGAACGCTGCACGGCTTGGGTCCGATGCGGCGTTCGGACAGCTCGCCCGGCGCCACAGCGCAGCCCTGCGGAGTTTTCTCCGCGGGGTTTGCCGCGATCACGCGCTGGCAGACGATATCGCACAGGACGCCCTGATCCGCGGCTGGCAGAGGCTGGATCAGTTGCGCGATCCGGCCGCGTTCAGAAGTTGGCTGATCGGCACGGGATGGCGGCTGGCCTCGGAAGAGCGCCGCGCCACCGGCCGGCGCGCCCGGCGCGAACAGGAATGGTCGGACACACAGGACCAGATGCGGCCCGAGGGCATCAGCCTCGGCGAGAATATGGCGCTGGAGGCGGCGATGCAGGACCTCACGCCGGACCAGCGCGCCTGCATCTCCCTCTGCCTGGCAGGGGGGTGGTCGCATGGCGAAGCGGCCGAGGCACTGGACATGCCGGTCGGAACGATCAAATCTCATATCAAGCGCGGCCGGGCCAGACTGCTCGCCGTGCTGGGAGGTGACTCATGA
- a CDS encoding type II toxin-antitoxin system ParD family antitoxin: MATRNVVLTESQTRLVDQLVASGRYQNASEALRAGLRLLEREEAEIGALQVRLQSGLDQVRSGDFAAGTGEDAIRRAFSRAGKPA, encoded by the coding sequence ATGGCCACGCGCAATGTCGTCTTGACCGAATCCCAGACACGGCTGGTCGATCAGCTGGTTGCATCGGGACGGTATCAGAATGCCAGCGAAGCGCTGCGCGCTGGATTGCGGCTGCTTGAACGTGAAGAGGCTGAAATCGGTGCCCTTCAGGTCCGGCTTCAGTCCGGCCTCGACCAGGTGCGCAGCGGTGATTTCGCGGCGGGCACCGGAGAGGACGCCATTCGCCGCGCCTTTTCGAGAGCCGGGAAGCCGGCCTGA
- a CDS encoding type II toxin-antitoxin system RelE/ParE family toxin, whose amino-acid sequence MIRRWRLTRQAEDSLAEIADWTFATFGTRQAEAYAADLIGTCREIAAGHVITRSCGQLAGSTVPEDLRYVRCGQHYVVFVEAADQISIVDFLHVRVDLPGKLAALSRAEPGR is encoded by the coding sequence ATGATCCGCCGCTGGCGGCTGACACGCCAGGCGGAAGACTCCCTCGCCGAAATCGCCGACTGGACCTTTGCCACATTTGGCACCCGTCAGGCGGAGGCCTATGCCGCCGATCTGATCGGGACCTGCCGGGAGATCGCCGCGGGCCATGTTATCACCCGTTCCTGCGGACAATTGGCGGGCAGTACCGTGCCGGAGGATTTGCGCTATGTGCGTTGCGGGCAACACTATGTTGTTTTTGTTGAAGCAGCGGACCAGATCAGCATCGTCGATTTCCTGCATGTCAGGGTCGATCTGCCTGGAAAACTCGCTGCGCTCTCGAGGGCTGAGCCCGGCAGATGA
- a CDS encoding NnrU family protein: MIFLIIGLVLFLGIHSVRLVPGGRNAMISGFGPGGFKVLYSLISIVGLGLIIFGKIQAHPSDMLWEAPEWGRLAALIAVPVSLILIVAANTPSHIRRFVQHPMLIGVLLWSGSHLAANSERAAVYMFGAFFAWSLVTLIAAFIRGDHAPVPPKGWGGDVVAIVIGALVAVLLARFHLYLFGVGIIG; the protein is encoded by the coding sequence ATGATTTTTCTGATTATCGGTCTGGTTCTGTTTCTGGGCATCCATTCCGTCCGGCTGGTGCCGGGCGGACGCAACGCCATGATATCCGGCTTCGGGCCGGGCGGGTTCAAGGTCCTCTATTCGCTGATTTCGATTGTCGGCCTCGGCCTGATCATCTTCGGCAAGATACAGGCACATCCGTCCGATATGCTATGGGAGGCGCCGGAATGGGGCCGCCTGGCGGCGCTGATTGCCGTGCCGGTATCCCTGATCCTGATTGTGGCGGCCAATACGCCCAGCCATATCCGGCGCTTTGTCCAGCACCCCATGCTGATCGGTGTTCTGCTCTGGTCCGGCTCGCATCTGGCCGCGAACAGCGAACGCGCAGCGGTTTACATGTTCGGTGCCTTTTTCGCCTGGTCACTGGTCACCCTGATCGCTGCCTTCATCCGCGGGGACCACGCGCCCGTGCCGCCCAAGGGCTGGGGAGGGGATGTCGTGGCGATCGTGATTGGCGCGCTCGTGGCCGTTCTGCTGGCGCGGTTTCACCTTTACCTCTTTGGCGTCGGCATTATCGGATAG
- a CDS encoding DUF6249 domain-containing protein codes for MGPDVLAPLTVFGSVVLIVWIVYHHGAKNRREVLETVRQAAQSGTQLTPDVIKALGMPQKKKGGDIRAGIILLAIAAAFITLGYTIGAVENDFEALGIMAGVASFPGFVGIALIVMGVMFRDKPNDAE; via the coding sequence ATGGGACCCGATGTACTTGCCCCTCTTACCGTTTTTGGATCCGTCGTTCTGATCGTATGGATCGTCTATCATCATGGCGCAAAAAACCGCCGCGAGGTGTTGGAAACCGTCCGCCAGGCCGCCCAGAGCGGTACCCAGCTGACGCCGGACGTCATCAAGGCCCTCGGCATGCCGCAAAAGAAAAAAGGCGGCGACATCCGCGCCGGGATCATTCTTCTGGCCATCGCGGCCGCCTTCATCACGCTCGGTTACACGATCGGTGCTGTGGAAAATGATTTCGAGGCACTCGGCATCATGGCCGGCGTGGCGTCTTTCCCGGGTTTTGTCGGCATCGCCCTGATCGTCATGGGCGTAATGTTCCGCGACAAGCCGAACGACGCCGAATAA
- a CDS encoding RNA polymerase sigma factor, translating into MSRGASDEELIALVVAARDGAAFGELVRRHQGVVRGMMTRMCGNHALADDLAQEAFIKAFNKINSYTGSGSFRGWLCRIAYNEFLMSARKRKATDKAMERFKQDVDDVEKPRDMGSVVDLDRGLKTLKEDERVCVVLCYASGMSHAEASEATGMPLGTVKSHVNRGREKLKAWFEAEEAMVS; encoded by the coding sequence GTGTCTCGGGGCGCATCGGACGAGGAATTGATCGCATTGGTCGTCGCCGCCAGGGACGGCGCGGCCTTTGGCGAGCTCGTCCGCCGGCACCAGGGCGTTGTGCGAGGGATGATGACCCGCATGTGTGGCAATCACGCCCTCGCAGACGATCTGGCTCAGGAAGCCTTCATCAAGGCTTTTAACAAGATCAACAGCTATACGGGCAGTGGATCCTTTCGGGGATGGCTCTGCCGGATAGCCTACAACGAATTTCTGATGTCCGCGCGAAAGCGCAAGGCAACAGACAAGGCCATGGAACGCTTCAAGCAGGATGTCGATGATGTCGAGAAGCCGCGTGACATGGGATCGGTGGTCGATCTCGACCGCGGATTGAAAACACTGAAGGAAGACGAACGGGTGTGTGTTGTGCTGTGTTATGCGAGCGGAATGTCTCATGCCGAGGCATCGGAAGCGACGGGCATGCCTCTGGGAACCGTGAAGTCACACGTTAACCGGGGACGGGAAAAGCTGAAGGCCTGGTTCGAGGCCGAGGAGGCGATGGTATCATGA
- the panB gene encoding 3-methyl-2-oxobutanoate hydroxymethyltransferase — MSAQNKIKRIGVPDIRARKGGEPLVCLTAYDAPMARLLDPHCDVLLVGDSLGMVVHGLDSTIGVTLDMMILHGQAVMRAAKQALVVIDLPFGTYEMSPEQAFESASRVLAETGAQAVKIESGVYAADTIRFLTERGIPVMGHVGLRPQAALNEGGFKAKGRDDMERTRVFNEAREADAAGAFAIVIEGVAENLAREITGAVKAPTIGIGASAACDGQILVTQDMLGLFDWTPKFVRRYAQLSGVVEAAVEAFAADVKSRAFPADAETYSFKPKSS; from the coding sequence ATGTCTGCTCAAAACAAGATCAAACGGATCGGAGTGCCGGATATTCGTGCCCGCAAGGGCGGCGAGCCTCTGGTCTGCCTGACCGCCTATGATGCGCCGATGGCGCGCCTGCTGGACCCGCATTGCGATGTGCTTCTGGTCGGCGACAGCCTCGGCATGGTCGTCCACGGCCTCGATTCCACCATTGGCGTCACGCTCGACATGATGATCCTGCACGGTCAGGCCGTCATGCGTGCCGCAAAACAGGCGCTGGTCGTGATCGACCTGCCGTTTGGCACTTACGAAATGTCACCGGAACAAGCGTTCGAGAGTGCCTCGCGTGTGCTCGCGGAAACCGGGGCGCAGGCGGTGAAGATTGAAAGCGGCGTCTATGCCGCCGACACGATCCGCTTCCTGACGGAGCGCGGCATCCCGGTGATGGGCCATGTGGGCTTACGCCCGCAGGCGGCCCTGAATGAGGGCGGCTTCAAGGCCAAGGGCCGCGATGACATGGAACGCACCCGCGTCTTCAATGAAGCCCGCGAAGCCGATGCCGCAGGCGCCTTTGCCATTGTCATCGAGGGCGTGGCGGAAAATCTGGCGCGGGAAATCACCGGCGCGGTGAAGGCGCCGACCATCGGTATTGGCGCCTCGGCCGCCTGTGACGGGCAGATTCTGGTGACGCAGGATATGCTGGGTCTGTTCGACTGGACGCCCAAATTCGTCCGCCGCTATGCGCAATTGTCCGGTGTGGTGGAGGCGGCGGTTGAAGCCTTCGCTGCCGATGTGAAATCGCGCGCCTTTCCGGCAGATGCAGAAACCTATTCCTTCAAGCCGAAGAGCAGTTAA
- a CDS encoding tetratricopeptide repeat protein, whose translation MADIFHEVEEELRKDKYNDLLRKWGPLALGGAFAIVVTAAAWQGWDYWQTQRSHAMSDRYFAALELVEDERLTEADLALQQISEDSASGYAALALMQRGELALQGGDAATAGYFFEQAADRFSTVAFSDLAHVKAAMAQFEELSIDDLQNRLGDMMQPERPYRLLAMEVIAAKAFAEGDLDRAHTEYSAIAGDIDGLALPVSQRAQAAVDLIERLQQQAALDSPVTDDAMTMPALPDTPDVDPATFDLGDVLDRVDEETGTLTTDSPQLPDATSLLDTNDNDSAEDGQD comes from the coding sequence TTGGCCGACATTTTCCACGAAGTTGAAGAAGAGCTCCGCAAGGACAAGTATAACGATCTCCTGCGCAAATGGGGGCCTTTGGCCCTTGGCGGCGCATTCGCGATTGTTGTGACCGCTGCGGCCTGGCAAGGCTGGGACTACTGGCAGACCCAACGGTCACATGCCATGTCGGATCGTTATTTTGCGGCGCTGGAACTGGTTGAGGACGAGCGCCTGACCGAAGCCGATCTCGCCTTGCAGCAGATTTCCGAAGACAGCGCGAGCGGATATGCGGCCCTGGCGCTTATGCAGCGCGGTGAACTCGCGCTTCAGGGCGGTGATGCCGCAACGGCCGGCTATTTCTTCGAGCAGGCGGCGGACCGGTTTTCGACAGTCGCCTTCTCCGATCTGGCGCACGTCAAGGCGGCGATGGCCCAGTTCGAGGAATTGTCGATCGACGATCTGCAGAACCGTCTTGGTGACATGATGCAGCCGGAGCGCCCGTATCGCCTTCTGGCGATGGAAGTGATCGCGGCGAAAGCCTTTGCCGAAGGCGACCTTGATCGCGCCCATACCGAATACAGTGCGATTGCCGGCGATATTGACGGCCTCGCTCTTCCGGTGTCGCAACGCGCGCAAGCCGCCGTTGATCTGATCGAGCGCCTTCAGCAACAGGCAGCTCTGGATAGCCCGGTGACGGACGACGCCATGACGATGCCGGCACTGCCGGACACACCGGATGTCGATCCGGCGACTTTTGATCTGGGAGATGTGCTGGACCGCGTCGATGAAGAGACCGGCACGCTGACGACCGACAGCCCGCAATTGCCGGACGCTACCAGCTTGCTGGACACGAATGACAATGACTCTGCCGAAGACGGACAGGACTAA
- a CDS encoding PQQ-like beta-propeller repeat protein, which yields MTFSNPGRYFLLASLAFLAGCSTIQDTAAQINPFVLLEEEDPERPPEDERVSILSFEQSLQADPDAAATPVELPTAYRNTIWAQPDGYPTHAMQHTQATGNLDVLFRNRFGEGSDRSSRINARPVFADGRVYAMDGRGRVFALDPESGSQIWEARLRSGFRNDRTTFGGGLAFDGGRLFAHNGNRFIAALDAATGAEIWRTESLTPFHSAPTAVNGMIFVSTDDNELYAIEQDSGDIVWNHQGISEPARLLTSPSAAVLGETVVVPYASGELVALRIQNGNPIWTDALTRTGGLTPISAINDVAGSPVIVDDFVYAMSHSGILAAFNLRTGERLWTQPAGGLHAPWVAGNYLFLVTSDGEVVCVERVTGAIQWITQLQQFESERRRRDRIAWSGPIMAGGRLVLAGSHGRAVILSAIDGSIQRDVNLGGPVFVAPIIVNETIYVVTDEARLVALR from the coding sequence ATGACATTTTCGAACCCGGGCCGGTATTTCCTGCTGGCCTCTCTGGCCTTCCTTGCCGGTTGTTCCACCATTCAGGACACGGCCGCTCAGATCAATCCCTTCGTTCTTCTGGAGGAAGAGGATCCCGAACGGCCACCCGAAGACGAACGCGTCTCCATCCTGTCCTTCGAGCAATCCTTGCAGGCCGACCCCGACGCAGCCGCGACGCCCGTTGAGCTGCCCACCGCCTATCGCAACACCATCTGGGCGCAGCCGGATGGCTATCCGACCCACGCCATGCAGCACACCCAGGCGACCGGAAATCTGGACGTTCTTTTCCGCAACCGGTTTGGCGAGGGCTCGGATCGCTCCAGCCGGATCAATGCCCGGCCGGTTTTTGCCGATGGCCGCGTTTACGCCATGGACGGTCGCGGCCGTGTCTTTGCTCTGGATCCCGAATCCGGTTCACAAATCTGGGAGGCCCGCCTGCGGTCCGGCTTCCGCAATGACCGCACAACATTCGGCGGCGGCCTCGCTTTTGACGGCGGCCGGCTCTTTGCGCACAACGGCAATCGTTTCATTGCAGCGCTGGATGCCGCCACGGGCGCCGAAATCTGGCGTACGGAATCCCTGACGCCTTTCCATTCCGCTCCGACAGCGGTCAACGGCATGATCTTTGTGTCGACCGATGACAATGAGCTTTACGCGATCGAGCAGGACTCCGGTGATATCGTCTGGAATCATCAGGGCATCTCCGAACCGGCGCGCCTTCTGACGTCACCGAGCGCGGCCGTGCTGGGTGAAACCGTGGTGGTGCCCTATGCCTCCGGCGAGCTCGTGGCGCTGCGTATCCAGAACGGCAATCCGATCTGGACAGATGCGCTGACCCGCACGGGCGGCCTGACCCCGATTTCCGCGATCAATGACGTGGCGGGCAGCCCCGTGATCGTCGATGATTTCGTCTATGCCATGAGCCATTCCGGCATTCTTGCGGCGTTCAACCTGCGGACGGGTGAGCGTCTCTGGACCCAGCCGGCGGGTGGATTGCATGCCCCGTGGGTGGCCGGCAACTATCTTTTCCTCGTGACGTCTGACGGCGAAGTCGTCTGTGTCGAGCGCGTCACCGGCGCCATCCAGTGGATCACCCAGCTGCAGCAGTTTGAAAGCGAACGCCGCCGCCGCGACCGTATCGCATGGTCAGGCCCGATCATGGCGGGTGGGCGTCTGGTTCTGGCCGGATCGCATGGCCGCGCCGTCATTCTGTCGGCAATTGATGGCAGTATTCAGCGAGACGTCAATCTGGGTGGTCCGGTCTTTGTCGCCCCGATCATCGTCAATGAAACGATCTATGTCGTGACCGATGAGGCACGTCTGGTCGCGCTGCGATAA